The following coding sequences lie in one Corynebacterium humireducens NBRC 106098 = DSM 45392 genomic window:
- a CDS encoding cold-shock protein → MPIGKVKWYDADKGFGFVSNPGSEDVYVGKQVLPEGVDELHPGQRIEFDFAAGRRGPQALRVKVLDTSRRRAVNRRKPEELGSMIQDLTTVLESQVQPGLAAGRYPDRQVARQVAEILRAVAKELDA, encoded by the coding sequence GTGCCGATCGGCAAGGTGAAGTGGTACGACGCCGATAAGGGCTTCGGTTTCGTCTCCAACCCGGGGAGCGAGGACGTCTACGTGGGTAAGCAGGTGCTCCCCGAGGGCGTGGACGAGCTCCATCCCGGCCAGCGCATCGAGTTCGATTTCGCCGCCGGCCGTCGCGGCCCCCAGGCACTGCGCGTCAAGGTGCTCGACACCTCGCGTCGCCGCGCCGTCAACCGCCGCAAGCCGGAGGAACTGGGCAGCATGATCCAGGACCTCACGACCGTCCTCGAGTCCCAGGTCCAGCCGGGACTGGCCGCCGGCCGCTACCCGGACCGCCAGGTGGCGCGTCAGGTCGCGGAGATCCTGCGCGCCGTCGCCAAGGAACTGGACGCATAA
- a CDS encoding DUF6928 family protein produces the protein METVVTLWFVTAADPARIIAAEPRADRGFGRKYLAQLNPAWPITPIGEFPLNRSAHASAGEYYVAGFPGVTIVQTILTDTPALSDISPRLLDSVPAAEVYAFAVNEESGYGGIAHWRGGVLKRSLCAERSRTYEDVGLPVPFEAPFWAGERAEAIGGISLPFEPVDLVAAAQQAWLGVDVSPEGPDIHIVAYAVDGRPAPRAVDGPRRQRERDARREPVSLASGYDDYETPTEEPEVTHWADRSLATLRRAAGTAGRRLNAARRWAQERIRHSDRD, from the coding sequence GTGGAGACTGTTGTCACCCTGTGGTTCGTCACCGCGGCCGATCCCGCGCGCATCATCGCCGCAGAGCCCCGGGCGGACCGGGGCTTCGGACGTAAGTACCTCGCGCAGCTCAACCCCGCGTGGCCGATCACCCCGATCGGGGAGTTCCCGCTCAACCGCTCCGCCCACGCCTCCGCCGGCGAGTACTACGTCGCCGGTTTCCCCGGGGTGACGATCGTGCAGACGATCCTCACGGACACTCCGGCGCTCTCCGACATCAGCCCCCGGCTGCTCGACTCCGTCCCCGCCGCCGAGGTCTACGCCTTCGCGGTGAACGAGGAGTCCGGCTACGGCGGCATCGCGCACTGGCGTGGCGGGGTGCTCAAACGCTCCCTGTGCGCCGAACGCTCCCGCACCTACGAGGACGTCGGCCTGCCCGTCCCCTTCGAGGCCCCCTTCTGGGCCGGTGAGCGGGCCGAGGCGATCGGCGGCATCTCCCTGCCCTTCGAGCCCGTCGACCTGGTCGCCGCGGCACAGCAGGCCTGGCTCGGAGTGGACGTCTCCCCCGAGGGGCCGGACATCCACATCGTCGCCTACGCCGTGGACGGGCGCCCCGCACCACGCGCGGTGGACGGCCCCCGCCGCCAGCGCGAGCGCGACGCCCGGCGGGAGCCGGTGTCACTGGCCAGCGGCTACGACGACTACGAGACCCCGACCGAGGAGCCGGAGGTCACCCACTGGGCCGACCGCTCCCTGGCGACCCTCCGACGCGCCGCCGGGACGGCCGGACGACGGCTGAACGCCGCCCGACGCTGGGCGCAGGAGAGGATCCGGCACTCCGACCGCGACTAG
- the serC gene encoding phosphoserine transaminase — MTEFPTLPADLLPADGRFGCGPSKVRPEQIQAIVDGGRDIIGTSHRQPAVKNVVGSVREGLSDLFSLPEGYEIILSLGGATAFWDAATFGLIEKKSGHLSYGEFSSKFAKASQQAPWLDEPTIIEAPAGDAPEPQAMEGTDVIGWAHNETSTGAMVPIVRPEGSDGSLIVIDATSGAGGLPVNIADTDVYYFSPQKCFASDGGLWLAAMSPAAMERIAKIKESGRHIPAFLDLQTAVENSLKNQTYNTPAVGTLLMLDNQVKWMNENGGLDGMVARTTASSDALYNWAEAREETTPYVTDKAKRSLVVGTIDFDDSVDAAVVAKVLRANGILDVEPYRKLGRNQLRIGMFPAIDSQDIVTLTKAIDHVLDSGVAAK; from the coding sequence ATGACCGAGTTCCCCACCCTCCCCGCAGATCTCCTCCCGGCAGACGGTCGTTTCGGCTGCGGCCCCTCCAAGGTCCGCCCGGAGCAGATCCAGGCCATCGTCGACGGCGGCCGCGACATCATCGGCACCTCGCACCGCCAGCCGGCCGTGAAGAATGTCGTCGGTTCGGTCCGTGAGGGCCTCTCCGACCTGTTCTCCCTGCCGGAGGGCTACGAGATCATCCTGTCCCTCGGTGGCGCCACCGCATTCTGGGACGCCGCCACCTTCGGCCTCATCGAGAAGAAGTCCGGTCACCTGTCCTACGGTGAGTTCTCCTCCAAGTTCGCCAAGGCCTCCCAGCAGGCACCGTGGCTGGATGAGCCGACCATCATCGAGGCCCCGGCCGGCGACGCCCCGGAGCCGCAGGCCATGGAGGGCACCGACGTCATCGGCTGGGCCCACAACGAGACCTCCACCGGCGCCATGGTGCCGATCGTCCGCCCGGAGGGCTCCGACGGCTCCCTCATCGTCATCGACGCCACCTCCGGCGCCGGCGGCCTCCCGGTGAACATCGCCGACACCGACGTCTACTACTTCTCCCCGCAGAAGTGCTTCGCCTCCGACGGTGGCCTGTGGCTCGCCGCCATGTCCCCGGCCGCCATGGAGCGCATCGCGAAGATCAAGGAGTCCGGCCGCCACATCCCGGCGTTCCTGGACCTGCAGACCGCCGTCGAGAACTCCCTGAAGAACCAGACCTACAACACCCCGGCCGTGGGCACCCTGCTCATGCTGGACAACCAGGTCAAGTGGATGAACGAGAACGGTGGCCTGGACGGCATGGTCGCCCGCACCACCGCCTCCTCCGACGCCCTGTACAACTGGGCCGAGGCCCGCGAGGAGACCACCCCGTACGTCACCGACAAGGCGAAGCGCTCCCTCGTCGTCGGCACCATCGACTTCGACGACTCCGTCGACGCGGCGGTCGTCGCCAAGGTCCTGCGTGCCAACGGCATCCTCGACGTCGAGCCCTACCGCAAGCTGGGCCGCAACCAGCTGCGCATCGGCATGTTCCCGGCGATCGACTCCCAGGACATCGTGACCCTCACCAAGGCGATCGACCACGTCCTCGACTCGGGCGTCGCCGCCAAGTAG
- a CDS encoding TrmH family RNA methyltransferase, whose protein sequence is MRLRIDDPADPRLDDVRDLNRSDAADRRLVIAEGPLVVGRLLESRFPVRCIVGFGPKLDALEAEGVPEDIPRYEVSRETLAAVAGFDMHRGLLAVADRAPETPLAEILATARTVVVLEGVGDHENIGAMFRNAAGMGVDAVLFGNGCGDPLYRRVVRVSMGHVLRLPYAHLEGTYTTWQRSLQQLSDAGFHLVSLTPDPAAEHLADALEGREKVALLVGAEGPGLTEHAMRATDVRARIPMAPGTDSLNLATCAAIAFYERDRSTRSLG, encoded by the coding sequence ATGCGACTGCGTATCGACGACCCCGCCGACCCCCGCCTCGACGACGTCCGGGACCTCAACCGTTCCGACGCCGCCGACCGCCGCCTCGTCATCGCCGAGGGCCCGCTGGTGGTGGGACGTCTGCTGGAGTCGCGTTTCCCGGTGCGCTGCATCGTGGGCTTCGGCCCGAAGCTCGACGCCCTCGAGGCGGAGGGCGTGCCCGAGGACATCCCCCGCTACGAGGTGAGCCGGGAGACGCTCGCCGCGGTCGCCGGCTTCGACATGCACCGCGGGCTGCTGGCCGTCGCGGACCGCGCCCCGGAGACCCCGCTCGCGGAGATCCTGGCCACAGCACGCACCGTCGTCGTCCTCGAGGGGGTGGGCGACCACGAGAACATCGGCGCCATGTTCCGCAACGCCGCGGGGATGGGCGTCGACGCCGTGCTCTTCGGCAACGGCTGCGGCGACCCGCTCTACCGCCGCGTCGTCCGCGTGTCGATGGGGCACGTGCTGCGCCTGCCCTACGCCCACCTGGAGGGCACGTACACCACCTGGCAGCGTTCCCTGCAGCAGCTCTCCGACGCCGGCTTCCACCTCGTCTCCCTCACCCCCGACCCCGCCGCCGAGCACCTCGCGGACGCGCTGGAGGGGCGGGAGAAGGTGGCGCTGCTCGTCGGCGCCGAGGGACCGGGGCTGACCGAGCACGCGATGAGGGCCACCGACGTCCGCGCCCGGATCCCCATGGCGCCGGGCACGGACTCACTCAACCTGGCCACGTGCGCCGCGATCGCGTTCTACGAGCGGGACCGCTCGACCCGCTCGCTGGGCTAG
- a CDS encoding transglycosylase family protein gives MARHFRKSVTAAKFTATAAAFGTAAALLAPAAAAAPDSDWDRLAQCESGGNWAINTGNGYQGGLQFSPSTWAAYGGTQFAPTANLASREQQIAIAEKTLAGQGWGAWPACSRKLGLNSAPTPRNLSAPAPSAAPAATPAAAQYVAPVAAQAEAAKALPAEVAALLPAGSSETVTPDVYELIREQALQYGITLPR, from the coding sequence ATGGCACGTCACTTCCGTAAGTCCGTCACCGCAGCCAAGTTCACCGCCACCGCCGCCGCCTTCGGCACCGCCGCCGCCCTCCTGGCCCCGGCCGCCGCCGCAGCCCCGGACTCCGACTGGGACCGCCTCGCGCAGTGCGAGTCCGGCGGCAACTGGGCCATCAACACCGGCAACGGCTACCAGGGTGGCCTGCAGTTCTCCCCGTCCACCTGGGCCGCCTACGGTGGCACCCAGTTCGCGCCGACCGCCAACCTGGCCTCCCGCGAGCAGCAGATCGCCATCGCCGAGAAGACCCTCGCCGGCCAGGGCTGGGGCGCCTGGCCCGCCTGCTCCCGCAAGCTGGGCCTGAACTCCGCCCCGACCCCGCGCAACCTCTCTGCTCCGGCCCCGTCCGCAGCCCCGGCCGCCACCCCGGCTGCCGCACAGTACGTCGCGCCGGTCGCCGCCCAGGCTGAGGCCGCCAAGGCCCTGCCGGCCGAGGTCGCCGCCCTCCTGCCGGCCGGTTCCTCCGAGACCGTCACCCCGGACGTCTACGAGCTCATCCGCGAGCAGGCTCTCCAGTACGGCATCACCCTGCCGCGCTAG
- a CDS encoding glutaminyl-peptide cyclotransferase, whose translation MALLLPLRVATGTLLALSALGTSSCSPDTPGTPDGAPVAVERLVPRIVDTHPFDSTSFTQGLEVEEEGTLLVSTGRYGESRVYRTTLEGEELASADIDPTWFGEGITRHGDHVWQLTWKAGVALKRDAATLEEIDRVTYPGEGWGLCSTGEELIMSDGTTQLRRLDPDTFAELGRIDVTLDGVARTALNELECVGDDVYANVFLSTDILRIDVAGDAPGTVTAVIDGGVLPNNAVPDPDHVLNGIAHLPGTDRLLLTGKRWPDLYEVELVPAE comes from the coding sequence ATGGCTCTCCTCCTCCCCCTCCGCGTCGCCACCGGGACGCTCCTCGCGCTGTCTGCCCTGGGCACCAGTTCCTGCTCCCCTGACACCCCGGGAACCCCCGACGGGGCACCGGTGGCGGTGGAACGCCTGGTGCCGCGGATCGTGGACACCCACCCCTTCGACTCCACCAGCTTCACGCAGGGCCTCGAGGTGGAGGAGGAGGGCACGCTGCTGGTCAGCACCGGCAGATACGGCGAGTCCCGCGTCTACCGCACCACCCTGGAGGGCGAGGAGCTGGCGTCCGCCGACATCGACCCCACGTGGTTCGGCGAGGGGATCACCCGCCACGGTGACCACGTGTGGCAGCTGACGTGGAAGGCCGGGGTGGCGCTCAAGCGGGACGCCGCCACCCTGGAGGAGATCGACCGGGTGACGTACCCCGGCGAGGGCTGGGGCCTGTGCTCCACCGGCGAGGAGCTCATCATGTCGGACGGGACCACGCAGCTGCGCCGCCTCGACCCCGACACCTTCGCCGAGCTGGGACGCATCGACGTCACCCTCGACGGGGTCGCCCGGACGGCGCTCAACGAGCTCGAGTGCGTCGGCGACGACGTCTACGCCAACGTCTTCCTCAGCACCGACATCCTGCGTATCGACGTCGCGGGGGACGCCCCCGGCACCGTCACCGCCGTCATCGACGGCGGGGTCCTGCCCAACAACGCTGTCCCCGACCCGGATCACGTGCTCAACGGCATCGCGCACCTGCCGGGGACGGATCGTCTCCTGCTCACCGGCAAGCGTTGGCCCGACCTCTACGAGGTCGAGCTCGTGCCCGCTGAGTAG
- a CDS encoding citrate synthase, with the protein MDKAVLNYPGGEFEMDIIKATEGNDGVVLGKMLADTGLVTFDPGYVSTGSCESAITYIDGENGILRHRGYDIADLAENATFNEVSYLLINGELPTVEELHQFSDEIRHHTLLDEDFKSQFNVFPRDAHPMSVLASSVNILSTYYQDELDPLNEAHQHKATVRLMAKVPMLAAYAYRASKGAPYMYPDNSLNARENFLRMMFGYPTEQYEIDPVMVKALDKLLILHADHEQNCSTSTVRMIGSAQANMFVSIAGGINALSGPLHGGANQAVLEMLEEINGQGGDATDFMNRVKNKEKGVRLMGFGHRVYRNYDPRAAIVKETAHEILEHLGGDHLLDLAMKLEDIALNDEYFISRKLYPNVDFYTGLIYRAMGFPTDFFTVLFAIGRLPGWIAHYREQLATTTKINRPRQIYTGNTLRTVTPREER; encoded by the coding sequence ATGGATAAGGCCGTACTCAACTACCCCGGCGGCGAGTTCGAGATGGACATCATCAAGGCCACCGAGGGCAACGATGGTGTCGTCCTCGGCAAGATGCTTGCCGACACCGGCCTGGTCACCTTCGACCCGGGCTACGTCTCCACCGGCTCCTGCGAGTCCGCCATCACCTACATCGACGGCGAGAACGGCATCCTGCGCCACCGCGGCTACGACATCGCCGACCTGGCAGAGAACGCCACCTTCAACGAGGTCTCCTACCTCCTGATCAACGGCGAGCTGCCGACCGTCGAGGAGCTCCACCAGTTCTCCGACGAGATCCGTCACCACACCCTGCTGGACGAGGACTTCAAGTCCCAGTTCAACGTGTTCCCGCGTGACGCTCACCCGATGTCCGTCCTCGCCTCCTCCGTCAACATCCTCTCGACCTACTACCAGGACGAGCTGGACCCGCTGAACGAGGCCCACCAGCACAAGGCGACCGTCCGCCTCATGGCCAAGGTCCCGATGCTGGCCGCCTACGCGTACCGCGCATCCAAGGGTGCCCCGTACATGTACCCGGACAACTCCCTCAACGCGCGCGAGAACTTCCTGCGCATGATGTTCGGCTACCCGACCGAGCAGTACGAGATCGACCCGGTCATGGTCAAGGCCCTGGACAAGCTCCTCATCCTGCACGCCGACCACGAGCAGAACTGCTCCACCTCGACCGTCCGCATGATCGGCTCCGCACAGGCGAACATGTTCGTCTCCATCGCCGGCGGCATCAACGCCCTCTCCGGCCCGCTGCACGGTGGCGCGAACCAGGCTGTCCTCGAGATGCTCGAGGAGATCAACGGCCAGGGTGGCGACGCGACCGACTTCATGAACCGCGTGAAGAACAAGGAGAAGGGTGTCCGCCTCATGGGCTTCGGACACCGCGTCTACCGCAACTACGACCCGCGTGCCGCGATCGTCAAGGAGACCGCACACGAGATCCTCGAGCACCTCGGTGGCGACCACCTGCTCGACCTCGCCATGAAGCTCGAGGACATCGCCCTCAACGACGAGTACTTCATCTCCCGCAAGCTGTACCCGAACGTCGACTTCTACACCGGCCTGATCTACCGCGCCATGGGCTTCCCGACGGACTTCTTCACCGTCCTGTTCGCCATCGGCCGTCTGCCGGGCTGGATCGCCCACTACCGCGAGCAGCTGGCGACCACCACCAAGATCAACCGCCCGCGTCAGATCTACACCGGCAACACCCTGCGCACCGTCACCCCGCGTGAGGAGCGCTAG
- a CDS encoding NCS2 family permease, giving the protein MSTSVPQSVSSDAPSSVPPQSGGALDRYFSISERGSSIGAEIRAGVVTFFAMAYIIILNPLIIGTTADVNGTVLGVPQVAAVTALTAGVMTIAFGLIARYPFGIAAGLGLNTLVAVTMVAGEGLTWPEAMGLVVIDGIIIVLLAVSGFRSAVFRAIPSSMKAAMGVGIGMFIAMIGLVDAGFVRRIPDAAGTTVPVGLGIDGSIASWPTVTFVLGLIICGFLVVRGVRGGLFIGILATTIIAMIVEAVSHSGPSFVDGQPNPTGWSLAVPVLPEGFGGLPDLSLVGAVDMVGAFTRVGVLAASLLVFTLVLANFFDAMGTMTALGKQGGLVDETGVLPDMKKALVVEGFGAIVGGATSSSSATVYADSAAGVGDGARTGLANIVTGVLFLLAMFLTPLYEVVPIEAAAPVLVIVGALMIAQIVDIEWTQFHIALPAFLTIVVMPFTYSIANGIGVGFIAFSLMAVAAGKAKEVHWIMWLVSALFVVYFGMDPILAALG; this is encoded by the coding sequence ATGAGCACATCCGTGCCGCAGTCCGTGTCGTCTGACGCGCCATCTTCCGTACCTCCGCAGTCAGGGGGCGCCCTCGACCGCTACTTCAGCATCTCGGAGCGCGGCTCCTCGATCGGCGCGGAGATCCGCGCCGGCGTGGTCACGTTCTTCGCGATGGCCTACATCATCATCCTCAACCCCCTGATCATCGGCACCACCGCCGACGTCAACGGCACCGTCCTCGGCGTCCCGCAGGTTGCGGCCGTCACGGCCCTGACCGCCGGTGTGATGACCATCGCCTTCGGCCTCATCGCCCGCTACCCCTTCGGCATCGCCGCCGGCCTGGGCCTCAACACCCTCGTCGCCGTGACCATGGTCGCCGGTGAGGGCCTGACCTGGCCCGAGGCGATGGGCCTCGTCGTCATCGACGGCATCATCATCGTCCTGCTCGCCGTCTCCGGCTTCCGCTCGGCGGTGTTCCGCGCCATCCCGTCGTCCATGAAGGCCGCGATGGGCGTGGGCATCGGCATGTTCATCGCCATGATCGGCCTTGTCGACGCCGGCTTCGTCCGCCGCATCCCCGACGCCGCCGGCACCACCGTGCCCGTCGGCCTGGGCATCGACGGCTCCATCGCCTCCTGGCCGACCGTCACCTTCGTCCTCGGCCTCATCATCTGTGGCTTCCTCGTGGTCCGTGGCGTGCGCGGCGGCCTGTTCATCGGCATCCTGGCCACCACGATCATCGCCATGATCGTCGAGGCGGTCTCGCACTCCGGCCCGTCCTTCGTCGACGGCCAGCCCAACCCGACCGGCTGGTCCCTGGCCGTGCCGGTCCTGCCCGAGGGCTTCGGCGGACTGCCGGACCTCTCCCTGGTCGGTGCCGTCGACATGGTCGGCGCCTTCACCCGCGTCGGCGTCCTCGCCGCCTCCCTGCTGGTGTTCACCCTGGTCCTGGCCAACTTCTTCGACGCCATGGGCACCATGACCGCCCTGGGCAAGCAGGGTGGCCTGGTTGACGAGACCGGCGTCCTGCCCGACATGAAGAAGGCCCTGGTCGTCGAGGGCTTCGGCGCGATCGTCGGTGGCGCGACCTCCTCGTCCTCGGCCACCGTCTACGCGGACTCCGCCGCGGGCGTCGGCGACGGTGCCCGCACCGGCCTGGCGAACATCGTCACCGGCGTGCTCTTCCTGCTGGCCATGTTCCTCACCCCGCTCTACGAGGTCGTCCCCATCGAGGCCGCCGCCCCGGTCCTGGTCATCGTCGGTGCGCTGATGATCGCCCAGATCGTCGACATCGAGTGGACCCAGTTCCACATCGCCCTGCCGGCGTTCCTCACCATCGTGGTCATGCCGTTCACCTACTCCATCGCCAACGGCATCGGCGTCGGCTTCATCGCCTTCTCCCTCATGGCCGTCGCGGCGGGCAAGGCCAAGGAGGTCCACTGGATCATGTGGCTCGTCTCCGCGCTGTTCGTCGTCTACTTCGGCATGGACCCGATCCTCGCGGCCCTGGGTTAA
- a CDS encoding DUF2771 domain-containing protein: MTTPKKARQKSLLQFLTLLIAVVIIVVAAVLAQNWWNNRPGPEPQDVTVTATVGGTQIEVAPYLVCEPGLECPEGEVPNLPMGPDDTLVLDIPEPIHDHDWQLLMIYDDPAVNDQQFHGAYDTDSVEIPGSVDPVNEGDPRPRLMVVEISSAMIGHDADGEETPYATVWSLSTMDGERELRAPEDPATP, from the coding sequence ATGACCACCCCGAAGAAGGCGCGTCAGAAGTCGCTGCTGCAGTTCCTCACCCTCCTCATCGCCGTGGTGATCATTGTCGTCGCGGCAGTGCTCGCCCAGAACTGGTGGAACAACCGGCCGGGGCCGGAACCGCAGGACGTGACCGTCACGGCGACGGTCGGTGGGACGCAGATCGAGGTCGCCCCCTATCTCGTGTGTGAGCCGGGCCTGGAGTGCCCGGAGGGTGAGGTGCCGAACCTGCCGATGGGGCCGGACGACACCCTGGTCCTGGACATCCCCGAGCCGATCCACGACCACGACTGGCAGCTGCTCATGATCTACGACGATCCGGCGGTCAACGACCAGCAGTTCCACGGTGCCTACGACACCGACTCGGTGGAGATCCCCGGCTCGGTCGATCCGGTCAACGAGGGCGATCCCCGTCCCCGCCTGATGGTGGTGGAGATCTCCTCCGCCATGATCGGCCATGACGCCGACGGCGAGGAGACCCCCTACGCCACCGTGTGGTCCCTGAGCACCATGGACGGTGAGCGCGAGCTCCGGGCCCCCGAGGACCCCGCAACCCCCTAG
- a CDS encoding aminotransferase class IV yields the protein MLYTSTFMMRDGRVANLDAHLDRLREEASYNPDAVEQVRARLREAGPGVYRPLIRVGRTTIDVELYPSMQVSDEAVVDAQGILDQRRRPTRKGPDFGWQARQLNMLRHSGSDSGLLIDEQGMVIQGIFSAVLFLREGTANVSAHPRAADSITLNAALEMLTEAGVRVVEHPEGFTMPQLRANETWLLSSVEGIRKVTGWLEYGSVLPPRIPNPPRMGAPTHRELNERMWELAQEV from the coding sequence GTGTTGTACACCTCGACCTTCATGATGCGCGACGGCCGTGTCGCCAATCTTGATGCTCACCTCGACCGGCTCCGTGAGGAGGCGTCCTACAACCCGGACGCGGTCGAGCAGGTCCGCGCCCGGCTGCGCGAGGCCGGTCCCGGTGTCTACCGTCCCCTCATCCGCGTCGGCCGCACCACCATCGACGTGGAGCTCTACCCCTCCATGCAGGTCAGCGACGAGGCCGTCGTCGACGCCCAGGGCATCCTCGACCAGCGGCGACGTCCCACCCGCAAGGGCCCGGACTTCGGCTGGCAGGCCCGTCAGCTCAACATGCTGCGCCACTCCGGCTCCGACTCGGGACTGCTCATCGACGAGCAGGGCATGGTCATCCAGGGGATCTTCTCGGCCGTCCTGTTCCTCAGGGAAGGCACAGCCAACGTCTCCGCGCACCCGCGGGCGGCGGACTCCATCACGCTCAACGCCGCCCTCGAGATGCTCACAGAGGCCGGCGTACGTGTTGTTGAACACCCTGAAGGGTTCACCATGCCGCAGCTGCGGGCCAACGAGACGTGGCTGCTCAGCTCCGTCGAGGGAATCCGGAAGGTCACCGGCTGGCTGGAGTACGGCTCCGTCCTGCCCCCGCGAATCCCGAACCCACCCCGTATGGGGGCTCCCACGCACCGGGAGCTCAACGAGCGGATGTGGGAGCTGGCCCAGGAGGTCTAG
- the sepH gene encoding septation protein SepH — translation MRELFLVPEESSATSLVFRTEDGGQFFLDVTSLDVASTRALLLADVPEDPSPTESGTAAVTAVDDVTPAEESAPEPAETQEAARERVLPAPDPLLTAPLTMRPREIQGRIRAGASVDELAEEMGVAPSRVEPFAHPVLLERARMTELAKQAHPVRENGPAKLTLWEVLAAAFAARGNSVSDTTWDAFREEDGTWVARVSWTAGLSENEAEWAIHGYSSPQPTAEARNPVAADLTDPDFVQPVRTLTSVGRGSRYDDTPEDSFDDEDTGTPAGGSGIEAVPDEIEGEEVDRAPEERTPTRRRRKAVTPHWEDVLLGVRTNTKRPRN, via the coding sequence ATGCGCGAGTTGTTCCTCGTCCCTGAAGAGTCCTCGGCCACTTCCCTGGTGTTCCGGACCGAGGACGGCGGACAGTTCTTCCTCGACGTCACTTCACTGGACGTGGCCTCCACCCGTGCGCTCCTGCTTGCCGACGTCCCGGAGGACCCCTCCCCCACGGAGTCCGGCACCGCCGCCGTCACCGCCGTCGATGACGTCACCCCGGCGGAGGAGTCCGCACCGGAGCCCGCGGAGACGCAGGAGGCCGCCCGCGAGCGGGTCCTGCCCGCCCCCGACCCGCTGCTCACCGCCCCTCTGACCATGCGTCCGCGTGAGATCCAGGGCCGCATCCGGGCGGGTGCCTCCGTCGACGAGCTCGCCGAGGAGATGGGGGTCGCCCCGTCCCGGGTCGAGCCCTTCGCCCACCCCGTGCTCCTGGAACGCGCCCGCATGACCGAGCTGGCCAAGCAGGCCCACCCGGTCCGGGAGAACGGCCCCGCCAAGCTCACCCTGTGGGAGGTGCTCGCCGCCGCCTTCGCCGCCCGCGGGAACTCGGTCTCGGACACCACGTGGGACGCCTTCCGCGAGGAGGACGGCACCTGGGTGGCGCGCGTCAGCTGGACCGCCGGCCTCTCCGAGAACGAGGCCGAGTGGGCGATCCACGGCTACTCCTCCCCGCAGCCGACGGCGGAGGCCCGCAACCCGGTCGCCGCGGACCTCACCGACCCCGACTTCGTCCAGCCGGTGCGCACCCTCACCTCGGTGGGCCGGGGCTCCCGCTACGACGACACCCCCGAGGACAGCTTCGACGACGAGGACACCGGCACCCCCGCCGGGGGCTCCGGGATCGAGGCGGTGCCCGACGAGATCGAGGGCGAGGAGGTCGACCGGGCCCCGGAGGAGAGGACGCCGACGAGGCGGCGTCGTAAAGCGGTGACACCGCACTGGGAGGACGTGCTGCTGGGCGTGCGGACCAACACGAAGCGCCCGCGGAACTAG
- a CDS encoding DUF3027 domain-containing protein, whose amino-acid sequence MRSVSTSSQHRRKSPLLDAHAVDLARTALEELGDGPVGEHIGVQGLTRNVATHRFAADVPGYSGWEWNAVLACASGSRHVTVNELALVPAPTGEALQAPEWVPWADRIRPGDLGPGDLMPPEPGDERLTETEDGRTVLSRKGLEDAKQRWRTGDYGPTSEFAEKATLNCRTCAFFVPVGDTLGENFGACVNEYSADGHVVHATYGCGAHSDTPPDTLIEEAPDAFDDESPIF is encoded by the coding sequence ATGAGGAGCGTGTCCACTTCTTCTCAGCACCGTCGCAAAAGCCCACTTCTCGACGCCCACGCCGTCGACCTCGCCCGCACCGCTCTGGAGGAGCTGGGGGACGGACCCGTCGGGGAACACATCGGTGTCCAGGGGCTGACCCGCAACGTCGCGACGCACCGTTTCGCCGCCGACGTCCCCGGCTACAGCGGCTGGGAGTGGAACGCGGTCCTCGCGTGCGCCTCCGGGTCCCGCCACGTCACCGTCAACGAGCTGGCCCTCGTGCCGGCCCCCACCGGCGAGGCCCTGCAGGCCCCCGAGTGGGTGCCGTGGGCGGACCGCATCCGGCCCGGTGACCTCGGCCCCGGCGACCTCATGCCCCCGGAGCCGGGCGACGAACGCCTCACCGAGACAGAGGACGGACGCACCGTCCTCTCCCGCAAGGGCCTCGAGGACGCGAAGCAGCGCTGGCGCACCGGCGACTACGGCCCGACGAGCGAGTTCGCCGAGAAGGCCACCCTGAACTGCCGGACCTGTGCCTTCTTCGTGCCGGTGGGGGACACCCTCGGCGAGAATTTCGGCGCGTGCGTCAACGAGTACTCCGCGGACGGTCACGTCGTGCACGCCACCTACGGCTGCGGCGCCCACTCGGACACCCCGCCGGACACCCTCATCGAGGAGGCCCCCGACGCCTTCGACGACGAGTCCCCGATCTTCTAG